One Sulfoacidibacillus ferrooxidans DNA window includes the following coding sequences:
- a CDS encoding MFS transporter — MNLIGLSQTESVRSVSKRSKMMFIVIVIVSAIPAFLEGFDTNLYTFGSPFIVPDVHGTVALLGMIATGYALGIAVFSLVGGYLFDRFSVKYTILLSVIIFTLFTVFTGFATTPITLMISRFMVGVGVGMFQPAIIALLGDIFYETRGRAVSAFAVFFGLGLFASPYLISPFLPHFQVPFVISGAFSLVSILLFYLFVPKTYKRIEKRQLSLKGIINRNVLVMSISIFLFGIALFGYLGYYSDFLLKVLQLPSSTAASIASMGGLGGLICAFPLGALADKVGRKYIVSFASFLIAMGSVGMFGIAKTPTELLIATFLFGAGWGIYVDLTATLCQDSVDDSIAGTITGVIFLVFNIGALFGGPLFALLKPMGFVFAGLVTLGVSSILSLILTFFTRSEVETDVIHKEMAMN; from the coding sequence ATGAATTTGATTGGATTAAGTCAGACGGAATCAGTTCGTTCAGTCTCGAAACGTAGTAAGATGATGTTTATTGTAATTGTGATCGTATCAGCCATTCCCGCATTCCTTGAGGGATTCGATACCAATCTGTATACGTTCGGATCTCCCTTTATTGTGCCTGACGTGCATGGTACGGTTGCTCTTCTTGGAATGATCGCAACTGGGTATGCTCTCGGTATTGCAGTCTTTAGTTTAGTGGGTGGCTATTTATTTGACCGATTCTCAGTCAAATATACGATTCTTTTATCAGTCATTATTTTTACATTATTCACCGTCTTTACTGGATTTGCAACAACCCCCATAACTCTCATGATTTCAAGATTTATGGTAGGGGTTGGAGTTGGCATGTTTCAACCAGCCATTATCGCGTTACTAGGAGATATATTCTATGAAACACGAGGGCGAGCTGTATCTGCTTTTGCTGTCTTTTTTGGTTTAGGATTATTTGCAAGCCCGTATCTCATTTCACCCTTTTTACCACATTTTCAAGTTCCTTTTGTTATTTCTGGAGCCTTTAGTCTCGTGTCGATTCTTTTATTTTATCTGTTTGTACCCAAAACATATAAGAGAATTGAAAAACGTCAACTTTCTTTAAAAGGGATCATCAATCGCAATGTACTGGTGATGTCTATATCTATTTTTTTATTTGGGATTGCACTTTTTGGGTATTTGGGGTATTACTCAGATTTCCTGCTTAAGGTATTGCAATTACCATCCTCTACGGCTGCGAGTATCGCCTCTATGGGAGGATTGGGGGGATTGATTTGTGCATTCCCGCTTGGGGCATTAGCAGATAAAGTAGGACGTAAATACATTGTTAGTTTTGCCTCATTTCTCATTGCTATGGGTAGTGTTGGGATGTTTGGAATTGCTAAAACGCCGACGGAATTGCTCATTGCTACGTTTTTATTTGGAGCCGGGTGGGGAATATATGTAGATTTGACAGCTACGCTTTGTCAGGATTCTGTTGATGATTCTATCGCTGGAACAATTACAGGGGTTATTTTTCTTGTGTTTAATATCGGAGCATTGTTTGGTGGGCCGTTGTTTGCTCTTTTAAAACCAATGGGATTCGTATTTGCAGGATTAGTGACATTGGGGGTATCAAGTATTCTTTCTTTGATTCTAACCTTTTTTACTCGATCCGAAGTGGAGACAGATGTTATTCACAAAGAGATGGCTATGAACTAA
- a CDS encoding 2-hydroxyacid dehydrogenase: MNNASFHVLSLIPKDRLLVGNPMIPEWMKIAYWDDVNPLLGDQLSKFQAVLGGGTPIPYEVLSATSLEMIQLVSAGYDRIDREAVVEKGLVVCNNPGANAPAVAEHMLMMLLYFARRAGEAQAMVYNGQFSNARMDLMGPRLRNLSEMTIGIIGLGAIGQCFAELVRPFGSKILYYSRTRNASVEEKLGLLYSELDAIVQVADAVAVALPLTEQSYQLFDARLFALMKPTAILINVGRGGVVDHQALANALVTKQIYAAGLDVFDPEPLPPDHPLLLVDDEVRQRMLLSPHLAGLTQCAWATMIQNAIDNLVRHAIDQRPQHVLSFVNESTTTTHQIV; this comes from the coding sequence ATGAATAATGCATCGTTTCATGTTTTATCGTTAATTCCTAAGGATCGTCTTTTGGTGGGAAATCCTATGATACCTGAATGGATGAAGATTGCATATTGGGATGATGTAAATCCTTTGTTGGGCGATCAGTTATCTAAATTTCAGGCGGTATTGGGTGGCGGAACACCAATTCCGTATGAAGTGCTCTCTGCGACTAGTCTTGAAATGATCCAATTGGTCAGTGCAGGATATGATCGCATCGATCGCGAAGCGGTTGTTGAGAAAGGATTGGTGGTTTGCAATAATCCTGGAGCAAATGCTCCAGCCGTGGCAGAACATATGCTTATGATGTTACTCTATTTTGCACGCCGTGCTGGTGAAGCACAGGCTATGGTATACAATGGGCAATTCTCCAATGCGAGAATGGATCTCATGGGTCCACGGTTGCGAAACCTGAGTGAAATGACCATTGGAATCATAGGCTTAGGGGCTATCGGCCAGTGTTTTGCGGAGTTAGTACGTCCATTTGGCTCCAAGATACTCTATTATTCGCGAACTCGAAACGCGTCTGTAGAAGAAAAGCTTGGGCTACTATATAGCGAATTAGATGCGATTGTTCAAGTGGCAGATGCTGTCGCGGTGGCGCTACCGTTAACAGAACAAAGTTATCAACTGTTTGATGCACGACTTTTTGCGCTCATGAAACCAACAGCCATATTGATCAATGTGGGGCGTGGAGGTGTGGTAGATCATCAAGCGTTAGCCAATGCGCTTGTGACAAAGCAGATTTATGCTGCAGGATTAGATGTCTTTGATCCTGAACCATTGCCTCCCGATCATCCTCTTCTTTTGGTAGATGATGAAGTACGACAACGCATGCTGTTATCCCCCCATTTAGCAGGATTAACGCAATGTGCATGGGCAACAATGATTCAAAACGCCATCGATAATCTTGTGCGGCATGCGATTGATCAACGACCGCAGCATGTACTTTCATTCGTGAATGAAAGTACAACGACAACGCATCAGATAGTTTGA
- a CDS encoding DUF3891 family protein: MIVYEREHDFVMVDQHHHALLSGQLAQYWREDLFNGESHREDVIYAIAQHDRAWITLDEIPLWNDRSKAPFSFIDFPSPLKLLHYQRGVDEVEGQNKYAALLCSCHYSSFFYEPMSSDEREYKQLESNRQNRLFSEIKFISDDECSQHLRMLKFLDNLSIYICINEPGISKKEEFKWYTDGFNGSEQLPTAAGNKIIAYWLNDHSIGLTMSPFKEHTRVSVPTKIVTKKSIHQYGVAKAYSHTKTTIRTVEVGPLPI; encoded by the coding sequence ATGATCGTTTACGAACGTGAACATGATTTTGTCATGGTCGATCAACACCACCATGCGCTGTTGTCAGGACAGTTAGCTCAGTATTGGAGAGAAGATCTATTTAACGGAGAGAGCCATCGCGAAGATGTGATCTACGCTATCGCTCAACATGATCGAGCCTGGATCACTTTAGATGAAATTCCTCTGTGGAATGATCGATCAAAGGCGCCCTTTTCGTTTATTGACTTCCCGTCTCCACTAAAACTCCTGCATTATCAACGCGGAGTAGATGAAGTAGAAGGTCAAAACAAATACGCCGCCTTACTCTGTAGCTGTCATTACTCTTCATTCTTTTACGAACCTATGAGTAGCGATGAACGCGAATATAAGCAACTTGAATCCAATCGCCAAAATCGCTTGTTTAGCGAAATTAAATTCATATCTGACGACGAGTGTTCCCAACATTTGAGGATGTTAAAGTTCCTTGATAATTTATCTATCTACATCTGCATCAACGAACCAGGTATATCGAAAAAAGAAGAATTCAAATGGTATACAGATGGCTTCAACGGTTCTGAACAACTACCGACTGCAGCAGGCAACAAAATCATTGCGTATTGGCTCAATGATCACTCGATCGGGCTCACCATGTCTCCGTTCAAAGAGCATACAAGAGTATCCGTTCCCACAAAAATCGTCACTAAAAAATCCATACACCAATACGGCGTGGCTAAGGCGTATTCACACACTAAAACGACAATTCGCACGGTAGAAGTAGGTCCATTGCCCATATAA
- a CDS encoding APC family permease, with product MLSNLSSSIHDHSLDPSSTRLAKKLTWLMVIAFGLAGEVGAGIFAVSAQVQGITPGIGAQVPLAIFVDGCIALTLAATYWFFSGSLAGAGGEYLFISRTLGARFGFIVHVISWFGSTASIGFLAYVAPTFLASALNSMSPGLGTPLTTIEGQWIAGLAMIWIAWAMHARGIRLVGVALQIAMGVILFAGLLVMIVGFSHSSTSLLTILALKDHLSPSSLMSGAPQQTHFAFFMVLPVLYYAYSGLRGATYTGGETANAKKILGNSMIVLVFLVTAFYTLFAAALYHLVPWQLLSGLMRDHDTSLASASALIGLLLPGWLDVILSFAVALIVFKTILPVMMGQSRMMLAFSADGLLPSYFKHLSSFQTPVRTLTVGAFMSSVVLTQTVFTGTAFGLASSVLAGTIVHFALGLGVLRLPKSAPLLYENNRTWLKKKRRLQLLLGWIQMLIAVGLAYLVVLPSLKTIWYFNPLFQVILFGVIGWVLYSRYWRMVVTTNGLKEHQVTFQSESSL from the coding sequence ATGTTAAGTAATCTATCTTCAAGCATACATGATCACTCGCTAGACCCTTCATCTACCAGGTTAGCTAAAAAATTAACCTGGTTAATGGTGATTGCCTTCGGTCTTGCGGGTGAAGTAGGAGCTGGTATCTTTGCGGTTTCAGCGCAAGTACAGGGAATCACACCTGGTATAGGTGCACAAGTTCCTCTAGCTATTTTTGTTGATGGATGTATTGCTTTGACACTTGCGGCGACGTATTGGTTCTTCTCAGGATCACTAGCTGGCGCAGGCGGTGAGTACCTGTTTATTAGTCGTACGCTTGGTGCGAGGTTTGGCTTTATTGTACATGTTATTTCTTGGTTTGGTAGCACTGCGAGCATCGGATTTTTAGCTTATGTTGCACCAACTTTTCTAGCATCTGCGTTAAACAGCATGTCGCCTGGGCTTGGAACTCCTCTTACAACAATAGAAGGTCAGTGGATTGCAGGTTTAGCCATGATTTGGATTGCGTGGGCAATGCATGCGAGAGGCATTCGTCTCGTTGGGGTTGCTTTGCAGATTGCAATGGGCGTGATTCTATTTGCTGGTTTACTTGTGATGATCGTTGGATTCAGCCATTCATCAACAAGTTTGTTGACTATTCTTGCACTAAAGGATCATCTATCTCCTAGCAGTCTAATGAGCGGAGCTCCACAACAAACTCACTTTGCCTTTTTTATGGTTCTTCCTGTATTGTACTATGCATATTCGGGATTGCGAGGTGCTACTTACACAGGTGGAGAAACGGCAAACGCAAAGAAAATTTTAGGTAATAGTATGATTGTGTTGGTTTTTCTTGTTACTGCATTTTATACCTTATTTGCAGCCGCGCTATACCACTTGGTACCTTGGCAATTGTTGAGTGGATTGATGCGTGATCACGATACGTCATTAGCTAGTGCTTCAGCTCTTATAGGTCTGCTCTTGCCAGGTTGGTTAGATGTTATTCTTAGTTTTGCGGTTGCGTTGATTGTATTTAAAACAATCCTACCTGTAATGATGGGACAATCTCGTATGATGCTAGCATTTTCAGCAGACGGACTTTTGCCCAGTTATTTTAAACATCTATCTTCGTTCCAGACTCCTGTTCGAACGTTAACAGTAGGGGCTTTCATGTCGAGCGTAGTTTTGACTCAAACGGTATTTACCGGAACAGCATTTGGATTGGCATCAAGTGTGTTAGCGGGAACGATCGTTCACTTTGCTTTAGGTTTAGGTGTACTCCGTTTACCTAAATCCGCTCCATTGTTATACGAAAATAACAGAACTTGGTTGAAGAAAAAACGAAGGTTGCAATTATTGCTTGGGTGGATACAAATGCTGATTGCTGTAGGATTAGCTTATCTCGTGGTGCTTCCGTCCCTAAAAACGATTTGGTATTTTAATCCGCTTTTCCAGGTGATCTTATTTGGAGTCATTGGTTGGGTGCTGTATAGTCGTTATTGGCGAATGGTAGTGACTACAAATGGTCTAAAAGAGCATCAAGTAACATTTCAGTCAGAATCAAGTCTATAA